The proteins below come from a single Melospiza georgiana isolate bMelGeo1 chromosome 4, bMelGeo1.pri, whole genome shotgun sequence genomic window:
- the ELFN2 gene encoding protein phosphatase 1 regulatory subunit 29, translated as MRAPLQTMLCLGLWAAALLCLFSPGTVRGDCWLIEGDKGYVWLAICSQNQPPYETIPQHINSTVHDLRLNENKLKVVLYSSLNRFGNLTDLNLTKNEISYIEDGAFMGQSNLQVLQLGYNKLTNLTEGMLRGMARLQFLFVQHNLIELVTPTAFSECPSLISIDLSSNRLSRLEGNTFTSLSNLMVCELAGNPFNCDCSLYGFLNWLALFNNVTKNYDRLQCETPREFAGYPLLVPRPHHNRNAITIFQSMCRGGTIPSLSRVNPTPYTPDSQRDLDEGSAISPGDFLSVKPPASSTTDSSFSPSIKLHDVTITSAILMVTIPMPYSKMYVLVQYNNSYVSDIATLKSKKEYVTVNKLKAHTDYTFCVASIRNNRRYNHTCLTFATRSKGREDPISSTSTTTHYIMTTLGCLFGMVIVLGVVYYCLRKRRMQEEKQKSLNVKKTILEMRYGSDIDTSTMVHPSQKLGEPPVIPVSRMSSIPSMIGEKLPPSKSMDAGMETPKVTTKGNYIEVRTGGGDGLERTQRDEDLRELDNGQGSAAEISTIAKEVDKVNQIINNCIDALKLDTASFLGGGTGVDSDMAFECQSIPAGSSTGLERPSFLSPPYKESSHHPLQRQLSADAAVARKTCSVSSSGSIKSAKVFSLDVPDHPPLSKSDSKYIEKGSPLNSPLDRLPLVSPSAIHHLEVKPSYHCSEHRHSFPALYYEESADTLSQRVSFLKPLSRSKRDSTYSQLSPRHYFSGYSSSPEYSSESTHKIWERFRPYKKHHREEVYMAAGHALRKKVQFAKDEDLHDILDYWKGVSAQQKL; from the coding sequence ATGAGGGCACCACTGCAGACCATGCTGTGCCTGGGGTTGTgggcagctgccctgctctgcttgtTTTCCCCTGGCACCGTGCGAGGTGACTGCTGGCTGATTGAGGGGGACAAAGGGTATGTGTGGCTGGCCATCTGCAGCCAGAACCAGCCCCCGTATGAGACCATCCCCCAGCACATCAACAGCACGGTGCACGACTTGCGTCTGAACGAGAACAAGCTCAAGGTAGTGCTGTACTCCTCCCTCAACCGCTTCGGCAACCTGACTGATTTGAACCTGACCAAGAATGAGATCTCCTACATTGAAGATGGGGCTTTCATGGGTCAGTCAAACCTCCAGGTCCTACAGCTGGGCTACAACAAACTCACCAACCTGACAGAGGGCATGTTGCGGGGCATGGCCCGCCTCCAGTTCCTCTTTGTGCAGCATAACCTAATTGAGCTGGTCACCCCTACTGCCTTCTCTGAGTGTCCCAGCTTGATTAGCATTGACCTGTCATCCAACCGCCTCAGCCGTCTGGAGGGCAACACTTTCACCAGCTTGAGCAACCTGATGGTGTGCGAGCTGGCTGGCAACCCCTTCAACTGTGACTGTAGCCTCTATGGCTTCCTTAACTGGCTGGCTCTCTTCAACAACGTCACCAAGAACTATGACCGCCTCCAGTGTGAGACTCCACGGGAGTTTGCTGGGTATCCACTTCTGGTGCCGCGGCCTCACCACAACCGCAATGCCATCACCATCTTCCAGTCCATGTGCAGAGGGGGCACCATCCCCTCCCTCTCTAGGGTCAACCCAACTCCTTACACCCCTGACTCCCAGCGAGATCTGGATGAGGGGTCAGCCATCAGCCCTGGGGATTTCCTCTCAGTCAAGCCTCCAGCCTCTTCCACCACTGACTCCTCCTTCAGTCCCAGCATCAAACTACATGATGTCACAATCACTTCAGCCATCCTGATGGTCACCATCCCTATGCCCTACAGTAAGATGTATGTGCTGGTGCAATACAACAACAGCTATGTTTCTGACATAGCAACACTGAAGAGCAAGAAGGAATATGTCACTGTCAACAAGCTGAAGGCCCACACTGATTATACATTCTGTGTGGCCTCTATCCGCAACAACAGGCGTTACAACCATACTTGCCTGACTTTTGCAACCCGGAGCAAAGGCAGGGAGGATCCTATTTCCAGTACTTCCACCACTACACACTATATTATGACCACCCTGGGTTGCCTCTTTGGGATGGTCATTGTTCTGGGGGTGGTGTACTACTGCCTGCGGAAGCGGAGGATGCAGGAGGAGAAACAGAAGTCACTCAATGTCAAAAAGACCATTCTAGAAATGCGCTATGGATCAGATATTGATACCAGTACCATGGTCCATCCTTCCCAGAAGCTGGGTGAGCCACCTGTCATTCCTGTCTCACGGATGtcctccatcccttccatgaTTGGGGAGAAGTTGCCCCCATCGAAGTCAATGGATGCTGGGATGGAGACTCCCAAAGTCACCACTAAAGGTAACTACATTGAGGTGCGGACAGGTGGTGGGGATGGGCTGGAGAGAACCCAGCGAGATGAGGACCTGAGGGAGCTTGACAATGGGCAAGGCTCAGCTGCTGAGATCTCTACTATAGCCAAGGAGGTAGACAAGGTCAACCAGATCATCAACAACTGTATTGATGCCCTCAAGCTGGACACAGCATCTTTCCTGGGTGGTGGGACTGGTGTTGACTCAGATATGGCCTTTGAGTGCCAGTCCATCCCAGCCGGATCCTCGACTGGGCTAGAGCGGCCCAGCTTTCTTTCCCCACCCTACAAAGAAAGCTCCCACCACCCTTTGCAGCGCCAGCTCAgtgctgatgctgctgtggcCAGAAAGACCTGCAGTGTCTCCTCTAGTGGCTCCATCAAGAGCGCCAAGGTCTTCAGCTTGGATGTGCCTGACCACCCACCGCTCAGCAAGTCTGACTCCAAATACATTGAGAAGGGCAGCCCACTAAACAGCCCTTTGGATCGTCTTCCCTTGGTGTCTCCGAGCGCCATCCACCACTTGGAGGTCAAGCCTTCTTACCATTGCAGCGAGCACCGTCactccttcccagccctgtaCTATGAGGAGAGCGCTGACACCTTGAGCCAGCGGGTGTCATTCCTCAAGCCACTGTCCCGGTCCAAGCGAGACTCCACGTACTCCCAGCTCTCCCCGAGACACTACTTCTCGGGCTACTCCTCCAGCCCCGAGTACTCCTCAGAGAGCACCCACAAGATCTGGGAGCGATTCCGGCCTTACAAGAAGCATCACAGGGAGGAGGTTTACATGGCAGCTGggcatgccctgcggaagaaAGTTCAATTTGCCAAGGACGAGGATCTGCATGACATCCTGGATTACTGGAAAGGAGTCTCTGCTCAGCAGAAGCTGTGA